The Rhodococcus sp. ABRD24 genome contains the following window.
CCCGCGCGCATATGGAGCGGTTCGGTACCACCGAGTCGCAACTGGCCGCCGTCGCCGCCAAGAACCATGCCCATTCGGTGTACAACCCTCGTGCCCAGTTCCGCAGATCCTTCACTGTCGACGAGGTGCTGGCCGCACGGCGCGTCGCCTGGCCACTGACCGTCCCGATGTGCTCGCCCGTCAGCGACGGCGCCGCGGCAGTGGTCGTGGCGAGCGCCGAGTTCGCACGCCGGGCCGCCTCGAGTGACCGCGCGGTCGCGGTCCTCAGCAGTGTGCTGGTCTCGGGCACCGACCGAGCCGCAGAAGACGCACACAACCACATCGGACGTCGAGCCGCCCTCGCCGCCTACGAAGAAGCGGGGCTTGGGCCGGGGGACGTCGACGTCGCTGAAGTGCACGACGCGACTGCATTCGGCGAGATCCAACAGGTCGAGAATCTCGGCTTCTGCCCGATCGGAGACGGCGGACCATGGTCGGCCTCGGGCACCAGCGCCCTGGGCGGCTCTCTCCCTGTCAACCCGTCCGGTGGCCTCGAATCCCGCGGGCATCCGGTGTCCGCCACAGGTCTGGCGCAGGTGTTCGAGTTGGTAACCCAGCTTCGCGGCAGCGCAGGTGCACGCCAAGTGCCCGGCGCACGAATCGCGATCGCCGAGAATGGCGGCGGCGTCTACGGCATCGAAGAGGCAGTAGCCGCGGTCACTCTCCTCGGAGGAGATCGATGAAATACTCTGCGGAAGAATCGAATCCGAACATCGATCCGGGGTATGCGGAACTGATTCTGACCACCCTGCGACGGCAACCGGATCGTGTCGCGTTCCGCTTCACCGACGACCAGGGTCACCGGCGAGCATGGACCTATCGCGAGGTTGCCGAGCGGATCGTGCGGACAGCCACCGTATTCGGGGAACTCGGCCTGACCCCGGGACACGGTGTGGCGCTGTTGTCCGGCCCTCGACCGGAAGCATTCACCGTCATGGTTGCCGCATGTCTCGCGGGCTTGCGATATGTAGCACTGCACCCGCTGGGAACTGCTGAAGCGGACCGAGTCATCCTCAGGGACAGCGCCGCAGATCTCTTCGTCGTCGACGACTCCCAGTTCCCCACACGAGCCGACCAGGCGGGCACGAAAGCCATCACGATGGCTGCACTGAA
Protein-coding sequences here:
- a CDS encoding thiolase family protein gives rise to the protein MTSDVMVLGVGATPFGRHPDKTASDLLGAAAADALADASIERSDVGAIFHATVSQKALDHQHMIPGQVALRPHGFVGVPVVNVENACAGGATALWLAIAHVRAGLSEVALATGVDKLVCADPARGLAVFDGALDVANRDEVLTTLGALAGPLPPQLDTAPGDRSVFMEVYAALARAHMERFGTTESQLAAVAAKNHAHSVYNPRAQFRRSFTVDEVLAARRVAWPLTVPMCSPVSDGAAAVVVASAEFARRAASSDRAVAVLSSVLVSGTDRAAEDAHNHIGRRAALAAYEEAGLGPGDVDVAEVHDATAFGEIQQVENLGFCPIGDGGPWSASGTSALGGSLPVNPSGGLESRGHPVSATGLAQVFELVTQLRGSAGARQVPGARIAIAENGGGVYGIEEAVAAVTLLGGDR